In the genome of Buchnera aphidicola (Artemisaphis artemisicola), one region contains:
- the fabZ gene encoding 3-hydroxyacyl-ACP dehydratase FabZ, with protein sequence MNFVKNTLNIKKIFKILPHRYPFLLIDRVLNFKSFKYLNAVKNCTINEPCFQGHFLKEPIFPGVLIIETMAQAGSILLYQSTGQLSINKLYHFVGIDSARFKKNVIPGDQMHIKANIWKYSKNLLIFKNTALVNNNIVCKSKIIFAKTSFF encoded by the coding sequence TTGAATTTTGTAAAGAATACATTAAATATTAAAAAAATTTTTAAAATTTTACCGCATCGTTATCCTTTTTTACTAATTGATCGAGTTTTGAACTTTAAAAGTTTTAAATATTTAAATGCAGTAAAAAACTGCACTATTAATGAACCTTGCTTTCAGGGTCATTTTTTGAAAGAACCTATCTTTCCTGGAGTATTAATAATTGAAACAATGGCTCAAGCAGGAAGTATTTTACTTTATCAAAGTACAGGTCAATTAAGTATAAACAAACTATATCATTTTGTAGGTATAGATAGTGCTCGTTTTAAAAAAAATGTTATTCCTGGAGATCAAATGCATATCAAGGCTAATATTTGGAAATACAGTAAAAATCTTTTAATTTTTAAAAATACTGCTTTAGTAAATAATAATATTGTTTGTAAATCTAAGATAATTTTTGCTAAAACATCTTTTTTTTAA
- the uppS gene encoding polyprenyl diphosphate synthase → MWYESSSKYKNEFSEEKLRHIAIIMDGNRRWANKKGKTLVLGHKEGFKAAKKAVKFSIMSGFKILTLYAFSSENRERSAFEIKSLIKLFFFALDSEINNFNKYNIRLKIIGDIKYFNAKLQKRILQVEQMTIHNNGLILNIAINYGGRWDIVQSLKKIVNKVENGLLKIDQIKENTISEHLSTGELLPVDLVIRTGGEKRMSNFLLWEIAYSELYFTDILWPDFNHNSFQDAVNSFLSRERRFGGLKKI, encoded by the coding sequence ATGTGGTATGAATCTTCATCAAAATATAAAAACGAATTTTCAGAAGAAAAACTTCGTCATATAGCAATTATTATGGATGGAAATAGAAGATGGGCTAATAAAAAAGGAAAAACACTTGTTTTAGGTCATAAAGAAGGCTTTAAAGCAGCAAAAAAAGCCGTAAAATTTTCTATTATGAGTGGTTTTAAAATATTAACTTTGTATGCTTTTAGTAGCGAAAACCGGGAGCGTTCAGCATTTGAAATTAAATCTTTAATAAAATTATTTTTTTTTGCATTGGATAGTGAAATAAATAATTTTAATAAATATAACATTAGATTAAAAATTATTGGAGATATAAAGTATTTTAATGCAAAATTACAAAAACGTATTCTTCAAGTTGAACAAATGACTATACATAATAATGGTTTGATATTAAATATTGCTATTAATTATGGTGGAAGATGGGATATAGTTCAAAGTTTAAAAAAAATAGTTAATAAAGTAGAAAATGGATTGTTAAAAATAGATCAAATTAAAGAAAATACTATTTCTGAACATTTATCTACTGGCGAATTACTTCCAGTAGATTTAGTTATTAGAACTGGAGGAGAAAAAAGAATGAGTAATTTTTTATTATGGGAAATAGCTTATTCTGAATTATATTTTACTGATATTTTATGGCCTGATTTTAATCATAATTCTTTTCAAGATGCTGTAAATTCTTTTTTGTCTCGTGAACGTCGTTTTGGAGGACTTAAAAAAATATAA
- the bamA gene encoding outer membrane protein assembly factor BamA translates to MLIKKIFIPCLIFFSTAVYAENTWLVKDIQFQGLINLSKNEVLNNIFFHVGSKISEVDIKKSIQSLFQTGKFENIEVMYSKKTIIFKVEEKPIISNIIISGNSIINESILNQYLMKLNIQKGAPFDSYAVNVLSKTLEDFYKNLGKYKSNVKILKLFSEHNIINLKIIINEGVSIKINTIKIFGNKDFSKEKIMSLFKLSNYNPWWNFSHQYTYSSKNLDQFLEDLNNFYLNQGYFYFNINDKKVDFVKNKNYVNIFINISEGKKYRISNFFINGNLFPYQKIIKNFVKLENYELYNKEKINFIVNKITRFLSEKGYIDSKIVVVPDIDHEKKTIVLNFNIDIDKRYYVKKIKFIGNQLTEDKVLRREIKQIEGEYFNIKLVELGKRLLEKTKYFSDVQIIKDIDPHESNQLNIIYRVKEEPTGSINFGLGYGKDSGISFNASFAQENILGSGNSLKASAIKNDYQKYIDLSMSYPYFISNNIDLNTRFFYNNFKYNFNSISNLLKNTYGFEGNLGFFINHRNKVHFGFGYTHNGIENKEKMVDTTLFNQKFSEPELLKNNLVNDFTLNYSWIYDNLEYLYFPISGNQTYISGKNTVPGSDNNFYKIILDSEHYIPLNKEKSFIFLSHIHAGIGNSFNKFKKFPFYENFYTSSTNNIRGFRTNTIGPKTVYDSTDLDKCIKYKNNNTCESFDSFGGNAIFITNLEFSVPLPFIEDKYAKFFRTSLFLDAGNIWNIEFNNSKTNNFLKLFEPNILNNLYSSAGLSLQWFSPIGPLVFSYAVPIQKNNDYQLEPFQFYLGKNW, encoded by the coding sequence ATGTTGATTAAAAAAATTTTTATACCTTGTTTAATATTTTTTAGCACAGCAGTTTATGCAGAAAACACTTGGTTGGTAAAAGATATTCAATTCCAAGGATTGATTAATCTTTCTAAAAATGAAGTATTAAATAATATTTTTTTTCACGTTGGAAGTAAAATATCTGAAGTTGACATTAAAAAAAGTATTCAATCTTTATTTCAAACTGGAAAATTTGAAAATATTGAAGTAATGTATTCTAAAAAAACAATTATTTTTAAGGTTGAAGAAAAACCTATTATTTCTAATATCATTATTTCAGGTAATAGTATTATTAATGAATCTATTTTAAACCAATACTTAATGAAGTTAAATATTCAAAAAGGCGCTCCATTTGATTCTTATGCAGTTAATGTGTTATCAAAAACACTAGAAGATTTTTATAAAAATCTTGGAAAATATAAGTCGAATGTTAAAATATTAAAACTTTTTTCTGAACATAATATCATTAATCTAAAAATAATTATTAATGAAGGTGTATCAATTAAAATTAATACTATAAAAATATTTGGTAATAAAGATTTTTCTAAAGAAAAAATCATGTCTTTATTTAAGTTAAGTAATTATAATCCTTGGTGGAATTTTTCACATCAATATACTTATTCATCTAAGAATTTAGATCAATTTTTAGAAGATCTAAATAATTTTTATTTAAACCAAGGATATTTTTATTTTAATATTAATGATAAAAAAGTAGATTTTGTTAAAAATAAAAATTATGTCAATATTTTTATAAATATTTCTGAAGGCAAAAAATACAGGATTTCAAATTTTTTTATTAATGGAAATTTATTCCCATATCAAAAAATTATTAAAAATTTTGTTAAATTAGAAAATTATGAACTGTATAATAAAGAAAAAATTAATTTTATAGTAAATAAGATAACAAGATTTTTATCTGAAAAAGGTTATATTGATTCAAAAATTGTTGTAGTTCCTGATATCGATCATGAAAAAAAAACAATAGTTTTAAACTTTAATATTGATATAGATAAACGTTATTATGTTAAAAAAATTAAATTCATAGGAAATCAATTAACTGAAGATAAAGTTTTAAGGCGTGAAATAAAACAAATAGAAGGTGAGTATTTTAATATAAAATTAGTAGAATTAGGTAAAAGATTATTAGAAAAAACAAAATATTTTAGTGATGTACAAATAATTAAAGATATAGATCCTCATGAGTCTAATCAATTAAATATTATTTATCGAGTAAAAGAAGAACCTACTGGTTCTATTAATTTTGGATTAGGGTATGGAAAAGATAGTGGAATTAGCTTTAATGCATCTTTTGCTCAAGAAAATATATTAGGTTCAGGAAATTCTTTAAAAGCTAGTGCTATTAAAAACGATTATCAAAAATATATTGATTTATCAATGAGTTATCCTTATTTTATATCTAATAATATAGATTTAAATACTAGATTTTTTTATAATAATTTTAAATATAACTTTAATAGTATTTCTAATCTTTTAAAAAATACTTACGGTTTTGAAGGAAACTTAGGATTTTTTATTAATCATAGGAATAAAGTGCATTTTGGTTTTGGCTATACTCATAATGGTATTGAAAATAAAGAAAAAATGGTTGATACCACTTTATTTAATCAAAAATTTTCTGAACCAGAATTATTAAAAAATAATTTAGTGAATGATTTTACTTTAAATTATTCTTGGATATATGACAATTTAGAATATCTTTATTTTCCTATTTCTGGCAATCAAACATATATTAGTGGAAAAAACACGGTCCCTGGTTCTGATAATAATTTTTATAAAATAATATTAGATTCTGAACACTATATTCCCTTAAATAAAGAAAAAAGTTTTATATTTTTAAGTCATATTCATGCAGGAATTGGAAATAGTTTTAACAAATTCAAAAAATTTCCTTTTTATGAAAATTTTTACACCAGCAGTACAAACAATATTCGTGGTTTTCGGACTAATACGATTGGTCCAAAAACAGTTTACGATAGTACTGATTTAGATAAATGTATTAAATATAAAAATAATAATACATGTGAATCCTTTGATTCTTTTGGAGGTAATGCTATATTTATTACTAATTTAGAATTTAGTGTACCTCTTCCGTTTATAGAAGATAAATACGCTAAATTTTTTCGTACTTCTTTATTTTTAGATGCAGGTAACATTTGGAATATAGAATTCAATAATAGCAAAACAAACAATTTTTTAAAATTATTTGAACCTAATATTTTAAATAATCTTTATTCATCAGCTGGTCTTTCATTACAATGGTTTTCTCCTATCGGTCCATTAGTTTTTTCTTATGCGGTTCCTATTCAGAAAAATAATGATTATCAATTAGAACCATTTCAATTTTATTTAGGTAAAAATTGGTAA
- the dnaE gene encoding DNA polymerase III subunit alpha, producing MHKPKFIHLHVHSDYSIIDGLSKPEDLVKKSMSLGMPAIAITDYNNLYGVIKFYNTAHKLGIKPIIGITVQFCSPLIDNEITKLTLLAATQEGYKNLILLISQAYQKGYVDNYNVTIEKQWLLKYNKGLILLSGGCQGEIGKILLYNKSSLISTCLSFYKKYFPNSCYLELFRTNRDNEEKYLRLAVNLSLSSGIPVVATNDVCFLNKNDFQVHQIRIAINEGEILKNSKIQSNYSNQQFLKSEKEMCDLFSDIPEALINSVEIAKRCNVFIFSGQYFLPQFSTGTISVENYLIDKAYQGIKKRLYILNINNKEHKSIYKKYKHRLDMELNVINKMGFPGYFLIVMEFIQWAKDNNIPVGPGRGSGAGSLVAYALNITEIDPLSFDLLFERFLNPERISLPDFDIDFCMDQRDKVIEHVSNIYGRDAVAQIITFGTLTAKAVIRDVGRVLGYPYGFINKLSKLVPLDPGITLNEAFSKESKLFNIYKNNEDVRSLIDIAKKLEGTNRNVGKHAGGVVISPTKITDFCPLYCDEKGGNPVTQFDKNDVEYVGLVKFDFLGLRTLTIINNTIKMINVKLKVNKQKLININSIPLDDTKCFDLLKTCQTNAVFQLESPGMKELIKRLQPDCFEDIIALVALFRPGPLQSGMVDNFINRKHGCEDIAYPDHKWQHILLKPILESTYGIILYQEQVMQIAQILAGYSLGRADILRRAMSKKNLKEMAEQRSIFESGALKKGINKKLAIKIFDLLEKFAGYGFNKSHSVAYALVSYQTLWLKSHYPAEFMAAAMTSDIDNTEKIVILINESLNIGLKIIPPNINLSKYEFYVNNKSNIIYGMGAIKGMGQSSINHIIKERKKNGIFHDLFDFCMRLDCSNKITRRILEKLIMSGSFDCLNANRNYLLQSIDDAIKASKEALKIKFFKQESLFGIFKDELHQVQKNNFINTSYSTKKNDLENEYQVLGFYLTDHPINEYTKELKNYLNGMTISKLRFIKKKTTVLIAGIIISIKFKITKDNYRIAVLILDDNTSRIEVVVFTDLLKLYEPLLKLHKILFVQGLINLSVITQYLKITACNLMNLNMIRKKYIKIN from the coding sequence ATGCATAAACCAAAATTTATTCATCTTCATGTACATAGTGATTATTCGATTATTGATGGATTATCAAAGCCTGAAGATTTAGTTAAAAAATCTATGTCTTTAGGTATGCCTGCTATTGCTATAACAGACTATAATAATTTATATGGAGTGATTAAATTTTATAATACAGCTCATAAATTAGGAATAAAACCTATTATTGGTATTACAGTTCAATTTTGTTCTCCATTAATAGATAATGAAATAACTAAACTAACTTTATTAGCTGCTACACAAGAAGGATATAAAAATTTAATTCTGTTAATTTCTCAAGCATATCAAAAAGGATACGTTGATAATTATAATGTAACTATTGAAAAACAATGGTTATTAAAATATAACAAAGGATTAATATTACTTTCTGGAGGTTGTCAAGGTGAAATTGGAAAAATTTTGCTTTATAACAAATCATCATTAATATCTACTTGTTTATCTTTTTATAAAAAATATTTTCCTAATTCTTGCTATCTAGAATTATTTCGTACTAATCGAGATAATGAAGAAAAATATTTACGTTTAGCAGTAAATCTATCTTTATCTTCAGGAATTCCTGTCGTTGCGACTAATGATGTATGTTTTTTAAATAAAAATGATTTTCAAGTACATCAAATTAGAATAGCAATTAATGAAGGTGAAATATTAAAAAATTCAAAAATTCAAAGTAATTATAGCAATCAGCAATTTTTAAAAAGTGAAAAAGAAATGTGTGATCTTTTTTCAGACATTCCAGAAGCACTTATTAATAGTGTTGAAATTGCAAAACGTTGTAATGTTTTTATATTTTCAGGACAATATTTTTTGCCACAGTTTTCAACTGGAACAATAAGCGTTGAAAATTATTTGATTGACAAGGCTTATCAGGGAATAAAAAAACGTTTATATATTTTAAATATAAATAACAAAGAACATAAATCTATTTATAAGAAATATAAACATCGTTTAGATATGGAATTAAATGTAATTAATAAAATGGGTTTTCCTGGATATTTTTTAATTGTTATGGAATTTATACAATGGGCAAAAGATAATAATATACCAGTTGGTCCAGGACGTGGTTCTGGTGCAGGTTCTCTTGTAGCATATGCATTGAATATTACAGAGATAGATCCATTGTCTTTTGATCTTTTATTTGAAAGATTTTTAAATCCAGAACGTATTTCACTTCCTGATTTCGATATTGATTTTTGCATGGATCAACGTGATAAAGTAATTGAACATGTTTCAAATATATATGGAAGAGATGCAGTAGCTCAAATTATTACTTTCGGAACATTAACTGCTAAAGCTGTAATTCGAGATGTAGGAAGGGTTTTAGGTTATCCTTATGGATTTATCAATAAATTATCTAAATTAGTACCATTAGATCCTGGAATAACTTTAAATGAAGCTTTTTCGAAAGAATCTAAATTATTCAATATTTATAAAAACAATGAAGATGTTAGAAGTTTAATTGATATTGCAAAAAAATTAGAAGGAACAAATAGAAATGTTGGAAAACATGCAGGTGGAGTGGTGATTTCTCCTACTAAAATTACAGATTTTTGCCCATTGTATTGTGATGAAAAAGGGGGAAATCCTGTTACTCAATTTGATAAAAATGACGTAGAATATGTAGGATTAGTAAAATTTGATTTTCTTGGTTTACGTACATTAACTATTATTAATAATACAATTAAAATGATTAATGTTAAATTAAAAGTGAATAAACAAAAATTAATAAATATCAATTCTATTCCTCTTGATGATACTAAATGTTTTGACTTATTAAAAACATGTCAAACTAATGCTGTTTTTCAATTAGAATCTCCTGGCATGAAAGAATTAATTAAAAGATTACAACCTGATTGTTTTGAAGATATTATTGCTTTAGTAGCTCTATTTAGACCTGGTCCCTTACAATCTGGAATGGTTGATAATTTTATCAATCGCAAACATGGATGTGAAGATATTGCATATCCTGATCATAAATGGCAACATATATTGTTGAAACCTATATTAGAATCAACATATGGAATTATTTTATATCAAGAACAAGTGATGCAAATAGCTCAAATTTTAGCAGGATATTCTTTAGGAAGAGCAGATATTTTAAGAAGAGCTATGAGCAAAAAAAATCTAAAAGAGATGGCAGAACAACGTTCTATATTTGAATCTGGAGCTTTAAAAAAAGGTATTAATAAAAAATTAGCAATAAAAATTTTTGATTTATTAGAAAAATTTGCAGGATATGGATTTAATAAATCTCATTCTGTAGCTTACGCTTTAGTCTCATATCAGACTTTATGGTTAAAATCGCATTATCCTGCAGAGTTTATGGCAGCAGCTATGACATCTGATATAGATAATACAGAAAAAATAGTTATTTTAATTAATGAATCTTTAAATATAGGCTTAAAAATTATACCTCCGAATATTAACTTAAGCAAATACGAATTTTATGTTAATAATAAAAGTAATATAATTTATGGTATGGGTGCAATTAAAGGCATGGGGCAAAGTTCAATAAATCACATTATTAAAGAACGAAAAAAAAATGGAATTTTTCATGATTTATTTGATTTTTGCATGCGACTTGATTGCAGTAATAAAATTACTCGTAGAATTTTAGAAAAATTAATAATGTCTGGAAGCTTTGATTGTCTTAATGCAAATAGAAATTATTTACTTCAATCTATTGATGATGCTATAAAAGCTTCAAAAGAGGCTCTTAAAATTAAATTTTTTAAACAAGAAAGTCTTTTTGGTATTTTTAAAGACGAATTACATCAAGTACAAAAAAATAATTTTATTAATACATCTTATTCTACTAAAAAAAATGATCTAGAAAATGAATACCAGGTCTTAGGATTTTATCTTACAGACCATCCTATTAATGAATATACAAAAGAATTGAAAAATTACTTAAATGGTATGACAATATCAAAATTAAGATTTATCAAAAAAAAAACAACAGTTCTAATAGCAGGAATAATTATTTCTATTAAATTTAAAATAACTAAAGATAATTATCGTATAGCTGTTTTAATATTAGATGATAACACTAGTCGGATAGAAGTAGTAGTTTTTACAGATTTATTAAAATTATATGAACCGTTGTTAAAATTACACAAAATATTATTTGTACAAGGTCTTATAAATTTAAGTGTTATCACTCAATATCTTAAAATAACAGCTTGTAATCTTATGAATTTAAATATGATCAGAAAAAAATATATAAAAATAAATTAA
- the flhB gene encoding flagellar biosynthesis protein FlhB, which yields MNHNTNEEKTENPTEHRIKKFRKKGKTRYSRELSSFLILLIGFTILWWYKEIIIIDFKKMMFNCFYFNRNDILDPKNIFFKISISLKKIIVLFFPFFISLLIAIVIPSIIFSGIKFNFRSLEFNFKKLNLFYGLKKIFSFHIIIEFIKIIIKLSIVSSILFFYLWSSFSEILVLNAKSYNSSLFHGFNIVVSSCILVILGLLPVILFDVIWQQFNYYKKLKMTHQEIKDELREKEGNPTIKMRIRQVMKSFVRRRMISDVPKADVIITNPIHYAVALQYDEKKMHAPKVIAKGIGEMAIKIQNIALKNNISIISAPSLSRSLYRYTEIGQYIPGPLYKAVAEVLAWVWKVRKWKKEGGIFPEKPQNITVPSELNFTGDYKNND from the coding sequence ATGAATCATAATACAAATGAAGAAAAAACAGAAAATCCGACTGAACATCGTATTAAAAAATTTCGTAAAAAGGGAAAAACAAGATATTCTAGAGAATTAAGTTCTTTTTTAATTTTATTAATTGGATTCACTATTTTATGGTGGTACAAAGAAATAATTATTATTGATTTTAAAAAAATGATGTTTAATTGTTTTTATTTTAATAGAAATGATATTTTAGATCCCAAAAATATTTTTTTTAAAATTTCTATATCTTTAAAAAAGATAATTGTTCTTTTTTTTCCGTTTTTCATCTCTTTATTAATTGCAATTGTTATACCTTCAATTATTTTTAGTGGTATTAAATTTAATTTTAGATCATTAGAATTTAATTTTAAAAAATTAAATTTATTCTATGGTTTAAAAAAAATATTTTCTTTTCATATTATAATAGAATTTATTAAAATTATAATAAAATTAAGTATAGTCAGTAGTATACTATTTTTCTATTTATGGTCCTCTTTTTCTGAAATATTGGTATTAAATGCTAAAAGTTATAATTCTTCATTATTTCATGGATTTAATATAGTTGTATCTTCTTGTATTTTAGTCATATTAGGGTTGCTTCCTGTTATTTTATTCGATGTTATTTGGCAGCAATTTAATTATTATAAAAAATTAAAAATGACTCATCAAGAAATAAAAGATGAATTAAGAGAAAAAGAAGGAAATCCAACTATAAAGATGCGTATTCGTCAAGTTATGAAATCTTTCGTACGTAGAAGAATGATTTCAGATGTTCCTAAAGCGGATGTTATAATAACAAATCCTATACATTATGCAGTTGCACTTCAATATGACGAAAAAAAAATGCATGCTCCTAAAGTTATAGCTAAGGGAATAGGTGAAATGGCTATTAAAATACAAAATATAGCTCTTAAAAATAATATTTCTATTATTTCCGCGCCATCATTATCTCGTTCATTATATCGCTATACTGAAATAGGTCAATATATTCCAGGTCCTCTTTATAAAGCTGTTGCAGAAGTTTTAGCATGGGTTTGGAAAGTGCGTAAATGGAAAAAAGAAGGTGGAATTTTCCCTGAAAAACCTCAAAATATAACAGTTCCTTCAGAATTAAATTTTACAGGAGATTATAAAAATAATGATTAA
- a CDS encoding proline--tRNA ligase, which yields MRTSQYLLLTLKNIPQDAKIISHQLMLRSGIIRKTSSGLYIWLPTGIRIINKIKKIIKKEMNALNALEISMPIMQSENLWEKTGRLNLYGEELLKLFDRHKNKFILGPTNEEIVTDFIRNEIHSYKNLPLIIYQIQKKFRDEIRPRFGIIRAREFTMKDAYSFHSNESCLQNTYNKFYNSYINIFNKIKLDFCIVNADSGSMGGSISHEFQSFSENGEDEIVFSKNKSYCSNMNTAESMETIDFLKKNNKNTVIQKTKNTKKSIINIEKSSVLLKNFIKTILVQTNIKNSTSVAALLIRKDHELNLSKVEKIEILKKPLTFLNEQEIIKFIGVTKKFLGPLGLKIPIIADISTYKMKNFTIGANIKNHFFINANWGIDLPIPIIKDIRKVTNKDLSPNGIGYLNIKKSIEIGHIFQLNQEYSKKMNAFVQTKNGYKEHLYMGCYGIGITRIIAAVVEQNHDDKGIIWPDSIAPFSVVIIPIHMHKCIKIKKIAYTLYQELKKNKIDVILDDRHERPGIMFNEMDLIGIPHQIIISTCSINNNNIEYRTRKNKQTILVNITDAINFIIQKINY from the coding sequence ATGCGAACAAGTCAATATCTACTATTAACTTTAAAAAATATACCTCAAGATGCAAAAATTATAAGTCATCAACTTATGCTGAGAAGCGGCATTATCAGAAAAACATCTTCAGGATTATATATTTGGTTGCCTACTGGTATTAGAATAATAAATAAAATTAAAAAGATTATTAAAAAAGAAATGAATGCACTTAATGCATTAGAAATATCAATGCCAATTATGCAATCAGAAAACTTATGGGAAAAAACTGGACGTTTAAATTTATATGGAGAAGAATTATTAAAACTTTTTGATCGTCATAAAAATAAATTTATTTTAGGACCTACTAACGAAGAAATTGTTACTGATTTTATTAGAAATGAAATTCATTCTTATAAAAATCTTCCATTAATAATATATCAGATACAAAAAAAATTTAGAGACGAAATACGTCCTCGTTTTGGAATAATTAGAGCTCGAGAATTTACAATGAAAGATGCTTACTCTTTTCATTCTAACGAAAGTTGTTTACAAAATACTTATAATAAATTTTACAATAGTTATATAAATATTTTTAATAAAATAAAATTAGATTTTTGCATTGTAAACGCTGATTCAGGTTCTATGGGAGGTAGTATTTCGCATGAATTTCAATCTTTTTCTGAAAATGGAGAAGACGAAATAGTGTTTTCTAAAAATAAATCATATTGTTCAAATATGAATACAGCTGAATCTATGGAAACAATTGATTTTTTAAAAAAGAATAACAAGAATACAGTTATTCAAAAAACTAAAAATACTAAAAAATCTATAATAAACATCGAAAAATCAAGTGTTTTATTAAAAAATTTTATTAAAACTATTTTGGTTCAAACGAATATAAAAAACTCTACTTCAGTAGCAGCGTTATTAATACGAAAAGATCATGAATTAAATTTATCTAAAGTAGAAAAAATTGAAATTCTTAAAAAACCTTTAACTTTTCTTAATGAACAAGAAATTATTAAATTTATAGGAGTAACAAAAAAATTCTTAGGTCCTTTAGGATTAAAAATACCTATTATTGCAGATATTTCTACCTATAAAATGAAAAATTTTACTATTGGTGCAAATATTAAAAATCATTTTTTTATTAATGCTAATTGGGGAATTGATTTACCTATTCCAATCATTAAAGATATCAGAAAAGTTACAAATAAAGATTTAAGTCCTAACGGAATTGGATACCTAAACATTAAAAAAAGCATTGAAATTGGACATATATTTCAACTTAATCAAGAATATTCTAAAAAGATGAATGCGTTTGTTCAAACTAAAAATGGATATAAGGAACACTTGTATATGGGATGTTATGGTATAGGAATAACGCGCATTATAGCAGCAGTTGTTGAACAAAATCATGATGATAAAGGAATTATTTGGCCAGATTCTATTGCACCTTTTTCAGTAGTTATTATACCTATACATATGCATAAATGTATTAAAATTAAAAAAATAGCTTATACATTATATCAAGAGCTTAAAAAAAATAAAATAGATGTTATTCTAGACGATAGACATGAAAGACCAGGAATTATGTTTAATGAAATGGATTTAATTGGCATTCCCCATCAAATCATCATTAGCACATGTTCTATTAATAATAATAATATTGAATATCGTACAAGAAAAAATAAACAAACTATTTTAGTTAATATTACAGATGCAATTAATTTTATAATTCAAAAAATCAATTATTAA